From a single Papaver somniferum cultivar HN1 unplaced genomic scaffold, ASM357369v1 unplaced-scaffold_19, whole genome shotgun sequence genomic region:
- the LOC113338740 gene encoding zinc finger MYM-type protein 1-like isoform X1, whose amino-acid sequence MQHPVNKRDEVRRAYLLLGPYQPRLKYPRSKFGKQYRGFNFSWFAQHPWLEYSPSKDAAYCFQCFLFESDPPKHSAFTSEGFKRWCSVNNGSACAFLKHSGNVDSGHSTAQGNSEALKNSAQRISLLVEKQSIEAVTRHRLRLKTTIDCLRWLARQQCDFRGHDESKGSRNRGNFIELIKYSASLNKDVNAVVLENATGNATYTSPKIQKEILNIISNRVRSKIREEIGNAKYCILVDESRDASKKEQMVIVLRYVDIDGYVQERFFDIQHVENTCALTLKNGITKILNYYDLQVENMRGQGYDGASNMRGQWNGLQALFREECKYAYYVHCFSHRLQLALVKTAETLGPVWKFYSMLSSIVNLVTSSSHRFGDFQSAQEDEIAKRLSSGELETGKGANQIGTLPRATDTRWSSHYGSVCSLIDKFEATCTTIDHIGASDPKVTPKVGEAQSISEEMRSFRFVFVLHLMFKIMGITEILCQGLQKKKQDIVNAMALVSNTKV is encoded by the coding sequence ATGCAACATCCTGTTAACAAGCGTGATGAAGTTCGGCGAGCATATTTATTGTTGGGACCTTATCAGCCGAGATTAAAATATCCCCGCTCTAAATTCGGAAAGCAATACCGTGGTTTTAATTTTAGTTGGTTCGCACAACATCCTTGGTTGGAGTATTCACCTTCTAAAGATGCTGCATATTGTTTTCAGTGTTTTCTTTTTGAATCAGATCCTCCAAAACACTCAGCATTCACTAGTGAAGGTTTCAAAAGATGGtgttctgttaataatggatcagCATGTGCATTTCTAAAACACTCTGGAAATGTTGATTCTGGACACTCTACTGCCCAAGGAAATTCTGAAGCTTTGAAGAATTCAGCTCAGCGAATAAGTCTTTTGGTAGAGAAACAATCAATAGAGGCTGTAACGAGACATAGGTTGCGTCTCAAGACAACAATTGACTGTTTAAGATGGCTTGCGCGTCAACAATGTGATTTCAGAGGTCACGATGAGTCAAAAGGTTCAAGGAATCGTGGGAATTTTATTGAATTGATCAAGTATTCAGCATCACTTAATAAAGATGTGAATGCAGTCGTCTTGGAGAATGCCACTGGAAATGCCACTTATACTTCACCCAAGATTCAGAAAGAGATCTTAAATATTATATCTAACAGAGTTAGAAGCAAGATTCGCGAGGAAATTGGAAATGCCAAATATTGTATCCTTGTTGATGAGTCGCGGGACGCTTCCAAGAAAGAGCAAATGGTGATTGTTTTAAGGTATGTGGATATTGATGGTTATGTTCAAGAAAGGTTTTTTGATATTCAACATGTTGAAAATACTTGTGCTTTAACTCTGAAAAATGGAATAACAAAAATTCTTAATTATTATGATCTTCAAGTTGAAAACATGCGAGGGCAGGGGTATGATGGCGCAAGTAATATGCGTGGTCAGTGGAATGGCTTACAAGCCTTGTTTCGTGAGGAATGTAAATATGCATATTATGTTCATTGTTTTTCACATCGCCTTCAGCTAGCACTTGTGAAAACAGCTGAAACTTTGGGTCCAGTTTGGAAATTTTATTCTATGTTATCATCAATTGTCAATCTTGTTACATCTTCTTCACATCGATTTGGTGATTTTCAGTCTGCTCAAGAAGATGAGATTGCCAAAAGGTTATCTAGTGGTGAACTTGAGACAGGGAAAGGGGCAAACCAAATAGGTACTTTGCCACGTGCTACTGATACCCGTTGGAGTTCCCATTATGGTTCCGTATGCAGTTTGATAGATAAGTTCGAAGCAACCTGCACAACTATCGACCATATTGGCGCAAGTGATCCGAAAGTGACTCCTAAAGTTGGTGAAGCACAAAGTATTTCTGAAGAAATGAGGTCATTCAGGTTTGTCTTTGTCTTGCATTTGATGTTTAAAATTATGGGTATTACTGAAATATTATGCCAAggtcttcaaaagaaaaaacaagacaTAGTAAATGCAATGGCTCTAGTCTCAAACACAAAAGTCTGA
- the LOC113338740 gene encoding zinc finger MYM-type protein 1-like isoform X2: protein MQHPVNKRDEVRRAYLLLGPYQPRLKYPRSKFGKQYRGFNFSWFAQHPWLEYSPSKDAAYCFQCFLFESDPPKHSAFTSEGFKRWCSVNNGSACAFLKHSGNVDSGHSTAQGNSEALKNSAQRISLLVEKQSIEAVTRHRLRLKTTIDCLRWLARQQCDFRGHDESKGSRNRGNFIELIKYSASLNKDVNAVVLENATGNATYTSPKIQKEILNIISNRVRSKIREEIGNAKYCILVDESRDASKKEQMVIVLRYVDIDGYVQERFFDIQHVENTCALTLKNGITKILNYYDLQVENMRGQGYDGASNMRGQWNGLQALFREECKYAYYVHCFSHRLQLALVKTAETLGPVWKFYSMLSSIVNLVTSSSHRFGDFQSAQEDEIAKRLSSGELETGKGANQIGTLPRATDTRWSSHYGSVCSLIDKFEATCTTIDHIGASDPKVTPKVGEAQSISEEMRSFRLIVHTQ, encoded by the exons ATGCAACATCCTGTTAACAAGCGTGATGAAGTTCGGCGAGCATATTTATTGTTGGGACCTTATCAGCCGAGATTAAAATATCCCCGCTCTAAATTCGGAAAGCAATACCGTGGTTTTAATTTTAGTTGGTTCGCACAACATCCTTGGTTGGAGTATTCACCTTCTAAAGATGCTGCATATTGTTTTCAGTGTTTTCTTTTTGAATCAGATCCTCCAAAACACTCAGCATTCACTAGTGAAGGTTTCAAAAGATGGtgttctgttaataatggatcagCATGTGCATTTCTAAAACACTCTGGAAATGTTGATTCTGGACACTCTACTGCCCAAGGAAATTCTGAAGCTTTGAAGAATTCAGCTCAGCGAATAAGTCTTTTGGTAGAGAAACAATCAATAGAGGCTGTAACGAGACATAGGTTGCGTCTCAAGACAACAATTGACTGTTTAAGATGGCTTGCGCGTCAACAATGTGATTTCAGAGGTCACGATGAGTCAAAAGGTTCAAGGAATCGTGGGAATTTTATTGAATTGATCAAGTATTCAGCATCACTTAATAAAGATGTGAATGCAGTCGTCTTGGAGAATGCCACTGGAAATGCCACTTATACTTCACCCAAGATTCAGAAAGAGATCTTAAATATTATATCTAACAGAGTTAGAAGCAAGATTCGCGAGGAAATTGGAAATGCCAAATATTGTATCCTTGTTGATGAGTCGCGGGACGCTTCCAAGAAAGAGCAAATGGTGATTGTTTTAAGGTATGTGGATATTGATGGTTATGTTCAAGAAAGGTTTTTTGATATTCAACATGTTGAAAATACTTGTGCTTTAACTCTGAAAAATGGAATAACAAAAATTCTTAATTATTATGATCTTCAAGTTGAAAACATGCGAGGGCAGGGGTATGATGGCGCAAGTAATATGCGTGGTCAGTGGAATGGCTTACAAGCCTTGTTTCGTGAGGAATGTAAATATGCATATTATGTTCATTGTTTTTCACATCGCCTTCAGCTAGCACTTGTGAAAACAGCTGAAACTTTGGGTCCAGTTTGGAAATTTTATTCTATGTTATCATCAATTGTCAATCTTGTTACATCTTCTTCACATCGATTTGGTGATTTTCAGTCTGCTCAAGAAGATGAGATTGCCAAAAGGTTATCTAGTGGTGAACTTGAGACAGGGAAAGGGGCAAACCAAATAGGTACTTTGCCACGTGCTACTGATACCCGTTGGAGTTCCCATTATGGTTCCGTATGCAGTTTGATAGATAAGTTCGAAGCAACCTGCACAACTATCGACCATATTGGCGCAAGTGATCCGAAAGTGACTCCTAAAGTTGGTGAAGCACAAAGTATTTCTGAAGAAATGAGGTCATTCAG GCTAATAGTTCATACGCAATGA
- the LOC113338617 gene encoding thylakoid lumenal 15.0 kDa protein 2, chloroplastic-like: MGYIRVNEEVVRNKNTISRVKLIIKKLMRRVELSIFRRELEGDYGEYTTSKVVDGYNFTGYDGRVVEGHFPVLTIGGDEPPKKFFVGLRYLNHPAFVKLLEERESKLGFDQQGVLVVPCQASELQSILSWIVFLITTTVSKNGVFAAFILTFQLKKNPNLTKPRINPSISSSLSNCNEKWVLNLQSKSLNFGLSSALALGLSLSGVGIAEAALSGVNKPELLPKDFSTVIDVAGFLSAGQERRLAQEIANIEKDTGFKLRILAQNYPETPGLAIKDYWQVDDRTIVFVADPTFGNILNFNVGAIVDLDIPRSFWSRLAGKYGNMFYWKEKGEDASVEAAVMAISQCLSEPVGPTNCSEVK, from the exons ATGGGTTACATCAGAGTAAATGAAGAAGTAGTGAGAAATAAGAATACCATTTCCAGAGTTAAGCTTATAATAAAGAAGTTAATGAGGAGAGTAGAACTCTCTATATTCAGACGAGAACTTGAAGGCGACTATGGAGAATATACTACGAGCAAAGTTGTCGATGGTTATAATTTCACGGGTTACGATGGCAGAGTGGTGGAAGGTCATTTTCCAGTGTTGACTATAGGCGGAGATGAACCGCCGAAGAAGTTTTTTGTTGGATTAAGATACTTGAACCATCCTGCATTTGTCAAGTTACTTGAAGAAAGAGAGAGTAAGTTAGGATTTGATCAACAAGGTGTTCTTGTCGTTCCCTGTCAAGCAAGTGAGCTTCAAAGTATCTTATCTTGG ATTGTGTTCTTGATTACTACTACAGTGAGCAAAAATGGCGTCTTTGCTGCCTTCATCCTCACATTTCAGCTTAAGAAAAACCCAAATTTAACGAAACCCAGAATTAATCCATCAATTTCCTCTTCACTTTCTAATTGTAATGAAAAATGGGTTTTGAATTTGCAATCAAAATCATTGAATTTCGGCCTCTCTAGTGCTCTGGCTCTTGGATTATCTCTTTCTG GAGTTGGTATTGCTGAGGCGGCATTAAGTGGTGTTAATAAGCCAGAATTGCTGCCTAAAGATTTCAGTACTGTTATTGATGTTGCTGGTTTCCTTTCTGCTGGTCAG GAAAGGCGTCTTGCTCAGGAGATTGCTAATATTGAAAAGGATACAGGATTCAAGCTTAGAATATTGGCTCAGAATTATCCTGAGACACCTG ggTTAGCAATTAAAGATTATTGGCAAGTAGATGACAGAACCATTGTGTTCGTAGCTGATCCGACATTCG GCAATATCTTGAACTTCAATGTGGGGGCTATAGTTGATTTAGACATACCCCGTAGCTTTTGGAGTCGTTTGGCAGGGAAATACGGCAACATGTTCTATTGGAAGGAAAAG GGTGAAGATGCATCTGTTGAGGCTGCTGTCATGGCAATATCACAATGCTTAAGCGAACCTGTCGGCCCTACTAATTGCTCGGAGGTGAAGTGA